Below is a window of Flammeovirga kamogawensis DNA.
TTTGGGCTATTGAAAAAGACCCAACCAATACCATAGATGCAATGCATTTAAAGGTAATTTCTAATCCCAAATTAAAGCACATATACAGTATTGAAACAGGAAAAACAATACTAAATGTAAGCACAGCAGTAAGAGACAAAACTACATATATTGTTGCAAGTGATTTCGATGGATTGCTTATGGGGATAGATTATGATGGGAATATCCTTTGGCAAAATGAGTTGTCTGGCTATACGAATCACGATATTTGGTGCGAAGATATTACCAAAGATGGAAACGATGAAATTCTAGCTGCTAATGCAGATGGTACTTTATATTGCCTTGATCATAATGGACAACTTCTTTGGTCATACAAGCATACAGAAGCTCCTTTGTTTTCGGTTACAGTAGCACATCACGATGGAAATGCATACGTAGTAACGGGTGGGTTTGAAATGAGTATTCTGTATATAAATAAAGATGGTGGGTTAGAAAAAGAAATCAAAAACACATCCTATTCAGTAGATAAGGCTTGGGGGAAAGATGTAATTCCAACAGGGAAAAAACATATCAATAATTTTTTGAAAAAGTTTTATGATGAAGAAGGGAGCGAGCGTTTATTAGTTCAAGGTACTCACAATGGAAATGCTGGCGATGGAACTTTATACTTTTTTGAACCTTTTGAAGATACTCCTTACGAAATTGTAAGTGCAGATTTAGGAAAACCAGTAGGAGGTTTAAACGTTGTGAAAGTAGACGGTAAAGTAAAAGTATTGATGGGGACATCTACAGCTGTAACAGATTCTCAATTTGAGGTATATGACTTAAAAGATAAAACTCGTGAATACATATTCTTCCCAGATATCCAAAAAGAATTTGATAGGTTTGGTTATAGAATTGTAGAACCTGAAGTGATAGAATTTGAGGGGAAAACAAATTACTTAACGTTGTTTGGTTCACGTATTTTTCTGTTTTCCACTACATATAGTTCAGATGACGAACGTAAAATAATACCAAATAACTATGCATTTAATGACCTTTTTAAAGATACTCAAAATAACCGTTTATTATTGGCTAGTGCTCAGAGTGGTGGTTCTTGTATTCATGTTATAGATATTAATAATAACGATTGGGTAGAGGAGTTTCCTGCATTGGAACCTCCTGGTAATATTGCTAAAATTTTAGATAATTCAGCTTCAGTTAGAGAACAAGTAGCTAGTTTTCAAAGACCAAATAGGGAGAGAGAACCGCTAGAAGTTTATTTTGTATCTGATGAAAAAGATGAATATACAGGGCCTATAATTGAGGCCATGAATTCTAATTCTTATGGTGCTCAGTTTTATGCCAATAAGCACATGCCCAAAGTAGAAAACTGGGACAGGTCTGCAATGGAAAATGAGACTTATAAAAATAAGAGAGATGGGCGTAAAAAATATACACTTACACAAGATGAAGTATTATCGACGTTAACACCACTTTATGAAGAAGGAATTGGTTTAAATACGTGGGGAGGGCATGGAAATGATCCTTATTTTTATAGTGTAGATACAAAGAAAAAACTTATTGATGCAGCTAAGGGAAAACGGATCAATTTTATATATCCAGAGTTAGAAAGTACATCAGCAGAGTTTGAATTTGTGATGAATGATCTCCTCTATCCTTTGGCAGAATATGGGAAAGGTAAAAACCTTACAATTAGCATTCGTACAAAACATTTATTCTGGTCATCGGTTATTTACAAACCGTTTTGGAGTAGGGTATTGAGTGGTGAGTTTTCTGATGTTTTTGTCCCTTCAATGGAAGAAACAACAGATAAAACAATGGAAATTTCTATTGCTGCAAGAATGGGTGTTTGGTCTAGTGGAGCATTAGATAATTGGGGGGTAAGAAGTGCAAGAGACAACCCTAGTTATATTCGTTTACGCCAGCGTTCGCATCAAATGTTACCCAATCATTTCTTACGCCAAATGGTATACAATATTTCTTGTGGTGCACGTTATATCAATAATTTTGCAGTAGACCAGCAGTACACAAGTGTGCTATGGGAAATGGTAGAAAAAGGTGTGATTTATGTGCCTAAAAGAGAAGAAATCGTCAGCATATCGCCAGTGCATTTAAGCATTATTAATCCTACAGAAAGGTTTATTCATGATGGCAATAGAGTAAAATGGTTAACATGGTTTGATGAAGGTAGAAAGGACGAGACAAACATGCTTTTTGATAGATTGAATGGCTCTTGGCCTGCATCTCCAACAAACGAATGGGATTTTTCTAGAATAACTGCAAACGTGAAAGATAGACGTTTAAATTTCTTACCCACATATCCGAATGGTATTGTGCTAATTACGCCACCGCAAAACAAGCATTTTGTGCCAGAAGAGTTACCAAGAGGTAATTTAGTAGATCATTTACACCCTTTATATAAAGATATTCTTTCTGAATTTATTTCTGATGGAGATCAATTTTATTCAGCAGATGGGAATTCGTCCTTTACAGCACCTTCATATTCTGCCACTTTTAAAGAAGAAATTGAAGAAAAAGCAAAACTACTTCCACTTAATGTAACGGGTGATGTTGCATGGGTTGCAGCACAGTCAGATGCCAAACACCTAAGAGTAACATTAATAGATGGAGGGTATTTAAATCCAAGCGCTAAAACTGCAAAATTAACTTTTCATACAGTAAATCCAGTGAAAATTACAGACATACTTTCTGGTAAAACAATAAGCGTTTCTTCTGGAGAAGCAGAAGTAGAAATTCCTTGCGGTGGCTTTATTTTCTTAGATGTAGAATTACAAACAGCATTATAATATGTCTTACATTAATATATCAATAATAGTTTTAATGGTGTCATCATTTTTTTTAGACGCTAGAGCAACAACAAATAGTTTACTCTCAGATACATTATCTGGACCTATAGTCTCGACTGTTTTAGAAAGTAACACTTTATTTGTAGATGTGTTGGAAGCAGGAGAATACAATCTATCTATAGATGTTTTTTTAACGTCAGAGAATACCTTAAATAAGTTCTATTTTCAATTTTTAGATCCTTGGGTTTCTGTTCCCTTTACACTAAATACCATAGAAAAAGGAAAATGGATAACACTTACACAAAAGGTTAAGTTAAGTGTACCAATAGAACAAGGGAAAGTCCGTTTTCAAATACCGTTAAAAAATGATGAGCTAGTAACTGCAAATGTATATTTCGGGACAATTCAAATTGAAAAAGTAAGTGATGTAACTGACATCATTACAGATAGGAACATTGTAAAGGTATATCCAAATCCTACTCAAAATGTTATAAATGTTAGTGGGAAAGGGATTCAAGGTGTTTTTATCTACAATGTTCAAGGTCAACTAATGAAAGAAGTGGTAGCAGATTTTGAAAATATTGCACTCTCTTCTTTTAGAAAAGGTGTATATATTTTACGAATTCAGATGACAGATAAGTCATTTAAGAACAGGAAAATAATAGTTAATTAAGCATATACAGAAATAAGGTTTTAAGGCCCTAAATATATTATTTAGGGTCTTTTTAGTATTTGATACTTTTAGATTGGTTTAATTTTTATGATGAATTAAATTATCAAAAATGAATTGCATATCTGCATCTTGTTTCAATTTGAAATATCTTTCAAAGTCCTTTTCAGGAATTGTAATCGTTGGTTTTAATGGTCCCATTGGTACATCTTGATTAGAGAACATCAGCTTAAATAATGGTAATCTTACTAAGATTTTTGTATTTGGTAATTCATAAAAAATAAACATACCAGCAAAAGTCTGATTTTTATCTCCTCCTGTGTTTCTACCAATTATTTCACCACGGTGATGCCTATCAAAAATATCGGCAAAATATACTGCAGCAGAGAATGTTTTTCCACCTACCAAAACATATACATTTCCTGTATAATTGTCTTTATCGTTAGGGTAATTTCTTACTAGATTATCAAAAAGTCTTTCATTACCAACGTATTCATTATTTAAAGTATCAAACCTTTGATATAAATAATTTTCATAGTCATCAATCAATTCATTTTTAAAAGGACTTCTATTTTCATCAACTAAATATTCTTTTTTAAGTTTTATAGACTTCATTTTATAATTGAAGTTGTGCTTAAATGTAGTGTCTGTTAAGAAAGAAAATAATAAAGCAGAAATATTAGGATCACCCCCAAAATTGTTTCTAATATCAATTATAACATCGTTATATTTTTCTTGATTCATTTTTTTAAAGAATTCACTAAACTTCTTATAAGCATAGGTTTCTGATAAATCAAAAGAATTAACTGTCAGAACACCAACCTTTTTATCTGTATAATATCTACCATAAATCGATTGTTCTTTTTCGTAATAATTGATAGGGTAAACTAGTTTCTTAGCAATATCATAAGCTTCATAATAACTAATAGAGTTTAGTTTGATAACTTTATTTTTTCCTGTTTTTAACTCATTATATTTAATTGAAAATTGAGTTGGCTGTTGTTCAAAAAAGTAAGCATAATTTATGAAGAACATGTTGGATGAATAGGCTTCTGTATTGCTTTTGTTAAAACCATCTCCACTAATATACTTATTAAGGTATGCTAATATTTCATCAATAGGTTGATTATTGATATGAGTTATTTCTGTTCCATAAGGTAATTCTTGATCCGTAGCATTGACATACATTTTCCCGTTATTAAAATATATTCCAAGAGGGAAATATAAGTATTCTCTAATTTTTTCATCAACAATTTCATCTGTTAGTGAATACGATAAATGCCCGTCTCCTACATAATCTAATGCCTTAATAAAATTATTGAAAGTTGGCTCTTTTGTAAGTGTACTAAGTGATTGCTCCCTCTTTTTTGCTATTTCTTGAGGAGTAAGGTACTCATTAATATTAGGATGTTTATTGTCTAGAATTGAATGAAGAACTTCTAGGTCTTCTGTATAATCTTCTAAAGTATAAGACGTTACATTTTCAGACTGAGCAAATAGTTGAATTGATATGCCAAGACATATCATAAAAGAAAATAGTGTTTTCATGATTAAGATTTTATTCTACCTATTAGACATTTTTATGCGTTGATTAGACATCTTATTATTGTTTACAGATGTTAACCTAGCGTTTTGTTTAAACAAAAAATGCTAGTTTTCGGTAACTGATTATTACTAAAACCTAAATCAATTAACAGCAATGAAAACTATATTGTTTTTTCTATTTTGTAGTACAATATTGAGTACACATTCTATTGCTATAGATAATGAGAGAGTAAACTCTTCAACTCTTGATACAACTCAATCTACAGTCAAAATTATTACATTAGATCAGCTAGAAGCTATAGTTACTAAATCTCCTAAAAAATATGTTTTACTAGAGATAACAGCTACGTGGTGTTCCCCTTGTGTTAAGGATGTAATGGAGTTGATAAAAAGAAAAAAAGAGTTTGATGCATTAAATGTTGAGCTAGTATTTTTGTTTGAGAAGAACTCGAAAATTCAGCATATAGAGAAGCTTGTTCCTCCAAACTATAGAAGCTTTATTGTAAATACTAAAGGGAAAAAACCAAAACAAAATATGAAGGAAATAGGTTTGAAATTATTTCCAGATTTGAATGAGTTTTATTATAGTTGGCCTTTGTCTCACTTTGCTTTAGTAGATAAAAATATGAATAGGTTACTTCATCACGATCCAGTGAATGATAGTACTGATATACTCCTAAAAATTAAAGAACTAAACACCTTATAAAAAGTTGCATGCTTTGATTTTAAGGAGTAGTATCTCTCATTTTAAAAATGAAATACCCTCTCTCATTTCACTTTAAATACTACCTAAAAGGGAGATTTATTTTAAGATACATTTCATTTATGGATAGACATCTTAAAAGTAGTAGTTCTAAATATATTTGATTTAGAAATGTATGATGAATAGCACTGAATATTACTTTTGATATGAAAAGGAGAGACTTTTTTAAGAAATCATCTGGGGCAGTAATAGCCTCTAGTTTATTACCACTAACAGGCAACGCAAAAGAGAAAAAGAACATTACTTTTGATGTAGGAGATAGAGATAAAGACAACTGGTTTCAAGTTGGTGAAGGGAAGAAAGGAGTACCCAATAGAAATAAAACAATCTCTTGTGATGTAGTAGTAGTTGGAGCAGGAATAGCAGGAATCTGTGCTGCGGTGGCATCAGCTAGAACAGGAGCAAAGACAATTCTTTTGAGTGATCGTTCTGTGATTGGAGGGAATGCGTCTTCAGAAATTCGAGTAACCGTTAATGGGGTTCAGAATTTGAAAAATGACCATAAAGTAGAAAGAGAAACAGGCATTATAGAGGAGTTTCAGATAGAGAATTGGTATTATAATCCTCAAGAATCCTACCCTATGTGGGACCATGTAATTTACGATTATTGTACGCGCCAAGAAAACCTAACTGTAATGGTTAATACTCAGGCCATTGATGCAACTACTGACAAAGATAAAATAACGTCAATCTTGTGCTGGCAAGGGTCTACAGAAACTTATTATTCCATTAATGCTAAAATGTTTTGTGACTGTTCTGGAGATGGTTTAATGGCTGCACAAGCAGGAGCAGAATACAGAACTGGAAGAGAAGCAAGAACTGAGTTTGGTGAATCTTTTGCTCCTGAAAAAGCAGACGGTTGGCAAATGGGAGCATCTGTTATGATGATTACAAAAGATATGGGGCGCCCAGTAAAATATATTCCTCCAACATTTGCAATAAAGTACGAAGCAGAGAAAATGCATGACCGTAAAATTAAGCAAATGAAAGAGGGGTTCTGGTGGGTAGAACTAGGTAGTGATTTTGATATTGTTGCAGATCAAGAAGAAAATAGACATAAATTATTGGGGTACATGCATGGTGTTTGGGACTATGTCAAAAACTCTGGAAACTATCCAGAATCCGAAAATATTGCATTAGATTGGGTAGGTTCAGTACCAGGCAGAAGAGAGTCACGTAGGTTTATGGGAGACTACCTTCTTAATCAAAATGATTTACAAAATTACAAGCATTTTCCAGATGCAGTTGCCTATGGAGGTTGGTCGTTAGATGAACATTGCCCAGGTGGAATAGAAAGCCCAGATCAGCGTCCAAGTTATTTCCATGCAAAATTTAATAAACTATACGAAGTACCCTTTAGAAGTTTATATTCTAAGAACATTAGTAATCTGCTTTTTGCCGGCAGGAATGTAAGTGTTACCCACATGGCACTGTCTTCTACAAGAATTCAAGCAACATGTGGTTTAATGGGACAAGCTTCTGGAACTGCAGCAGCATTGTGCGTTAAAAACAATTGGACACCTCGGAAAATTGCGAACAATAAGATTGATGTATTGCAGGAGCAGTTACTTCGTGATGATGTTTTTATTCCTAACAGACCTGCAAAAGATCCTAAAGATTTACTACGTAACGCAAATACAATCATTGCCTCCTCTACCAACTCTGGTAATGTGAAATTATTAACCAATGGAATTTCTAGGAAAGAAATTGGAAAAGTAAACCATTGGGAATCAAAAGGAATTAATGCATATTTACAAATGGAATGGGAAAAGCCTATTTATCTATCTAGCGTTGAATTTAAAGGAGATACCAACCTTCAGCGTAAGATTATGATGCATAAAAACCCTGAAAAAAATAAAGGACAAATCATCGGAATTCCTCCAGAATTAGTGAAATCTGCAATAGTAGAAGTTAGAAAAAATGGAGTTTGGCAAACTGTAAGCTCAGTGGATAACAATATTACTCGACTAGTTAAAATGCAATTTGATCAAGTAAAAACTACTGGTGTTAGATTACGTCTTAAAGAAACTTGGGGCAAAGAAAATATTACATTATTTGAAGTTCGTTGTTACGCATAAATGAAAACTAGACCCTCACAAATAGCACTTATAATAGCTCTATTATTTGTAATAGTAGGCATGGGAGATATACAAGAATTGAAAGGAAAGAAAGTATATCTTAAACATCCGGGACTTACAAAAGGAGAAACGGGAGCATATTATTTAAATTCATCAAATAATGAGTTGTATTATATTGATGTAAAATCTGTGTTATGTGCAGAGAAAGTTTGTAAAGTTGTGCCTGTTAGAGTGGTCTGGAATAAATTTGGTGAATATCAAGAATTTAAGATGATAAATGGAGCAACTTTAGAGAAATTAGAAAACGGTAAAGTTGTTCCATTTAACACAAGTGATTATAAATTGCTACATGAAATTTTATCAGATAAAAAATCTCCTTTTAAAAATTTGACTTATGCAGAAATTACAAAAACCTATGCACATGGCGAAGGAGATGAATTAGATGGACGTTCTGGAGCTACAGCCATAATGTTAGAAGAAGGAGAATCTATTATTGGAGCAACATGGACTTGCTACACTCTATGGCATTGGGTACACGGTGATGCTGTTGAAGAAATTAGAAACTATTCCGCAGAAAATTTATCTGACGATAGGTTATTAGAGGCCTTAAAAAGTAGAAGAAGAAATCAACAAAATTATGCTATAAATGCAATAATAAATCAGGAGTTGTACAGTAGTGCACTTTGGAGAGAGCTTACAACATCAATAGCATTATATACAGATGACCAAATTCGGTTATTGGTCAATTATTTAGAGAAGGCAAAGCCATCTGATTTTGATATTTACTGTACAGAATGGTTTCATGAAATCACACCAGAAAAGCATATTCATTTTTTACGTAATTTGTTTAATTCAACACATAATATCTCTTCTAAATTTGTAGCTGATTTATACATAAACCTTCCTCTCATTACAGATTATGCAGAGTTCGACGCCTTTATTCATTTACTTGATAAAAGACAATTAGAGAGTGAGGAAATCAATGCTTATGTTGGGAGATATCTATCAAATAATACAATTTTTTCTAGGAGGGCTTACTGGTATTTACAAGACAAAAATCTAACAAAAGAGCAAATTAAATCTATGAAGAAGTATAAGAGAATAAACAAAAAAGTACTTCAATAAAATAAATATTCAAAACGTCTTTATGATGTAGTTAACTGTAAATATCAATATCAAAATTATTTTTATTTATAGGCAACTACTAAACACTTTTTATAAAAGAAAGGTGGATATACCCAACAATACTTATTAAGAAAGTAGGTAAAATAGCCTAATGACGTGTTTTTGGAGCATTTTTCTACAAATATTTAGCACAAAATAGATATTCGCTCATTTTTGAAAATTTACTATCCTAGTTTTTTCAATGTAATCCTCTCTTTTGTAAAGAACTCCATAACATTAATCAATGGATTTTTTTAACTATCAAATAGTCTAATCTAATTTAAAAATGAAAAAATATTTTGTACTACTAATGATGTTGGGACTTGTCCCTAATTTTATTTTCTCACAAGATAAACGACCAAATATTGTATTTCTACTTGCCGATGATTTAGGGTATGGAGAACTTGGTTGTTATGGTCAGGAAGTGATAAAAACGCCTAATTTAGATGCTCTTGCAAAAAAGGGAATCCGTTTTACAAACTTCTATTCAGGAAGCCCAGTATGTTCGCCTTCAAGAGCAGTTTTAATGACGGGTGTAAACTCTAGTCGAAACGCAATTAGAGGGAATAATGGGTATTATATAGAAGATGATAATTTTGAGAGGGTTTCTTTATCAAAAGAAGATAAAACACTAGGTGAAGTTTTGAAAAAGGCAGGCTACCAAACGGCTTTTATTGGAAAATGGCATTTGGGTGTTCCTGAAGATTTAAGTACTTGGGCCTATGGCAGAGGTTTTGATTATGCTATTCAAGAACAATGGGGAATCTCTAACAAA
It encodes the following:
- a CDS encoding PQQ-binding-like beta-propeller repeat protein — protein: MILNFTLNTQNIVQYRCGQLIKIIAIICLIQLEVRAQENDFVYDFNKNESLDWTADNTSFWAIEKDPTNTIDAMHLKVISNPKLKHIYSIETGKTILNVSTAVRDKTTYIVASDFDGLLMGIDYDGNILWQNELSGYTNHDIWCEDITKDGNDEILAANADGTLYCLDHNGQLLWSYKHTEAPLFSVTVAHHDGNAYVVTGGFEMSILYINKDGGLEKEIKNTSYSVDKAWGKDVIPTGKKHINNFLKKFYDEEGSERLLVQGTHNGNAGDGTLYFFEPFEDTPYEIVSADLGKPVGGLNVVKVDGKVKVLMGTSTAVTDSQFEVYDLKDKTREYIFFPDIQKEFDRFGYRIVEPEVIEFEGKTNYLTLFGSRIFLFSTTYSSDDERKIIPNNYAFNDLFKDTQNNRLLLASAQSGGSCIHVIDINNNDWVEEFPALEPPGNIAKILDNSASVREQVASFQRPNREREPLEVYFVSDEKDEYTGPIIEAMNSNSYGAQFYANKHMPKVENWDRSAMENETYKNKRDGRKKYTLTQDEVLSTLTPLYEEGIGLNTWGGHGNDPYFYSVDTKKKLIDAAKGKRINFIYPELESTSAEFEFVMNDLLYPLAEYGKGKNLTISIRTKHLFWSSVIYKPFWSRVLSGEFSDVFVPSMEETTDKTMEISIAARMGVWSSGALDNWGVRSARDNPSYIRLRQRSHQMLPNHFLRQMVYNISCGARYINNFAVDQQYTSVLWEMVEKGVIYVPKREEIVSISPVHLSIINPTERFIHDGNRVKWLTWFDEGRKDETNMLFDRLNGSWPASPTNEWDFSRITANVKDRRLNFLPTYPNGIVLITPPQNKHFVPEELPRGNLVDHLHPLYKDILSEFISDGDQFYSADGNSSFTAPSYSATFKEEIEEKAKLLPLNVTGDVAWVAAQSDAKHLRVTLIDGGYLNPSAKTAKLTFHTVNPVKITDILSGKTISVSSGEAEVEIPCGGFIFLDVELQTAL
- a CDS encoding T9SS type A sorting domain-containing protein, whose product is MSYINISIIVLMVSSFFLDARATTNSLLSDTLSGPIVSTVLESNTLFVDVLEAGEYNLSIDVFLTSENTLNKFYFQFLDPWVSVPFTLNTIEKGKWITLTQKVKLSVPIEQGKVRFQIPLKNDELVTANVYFGTIQIEKVSDVTDIITDRNIVKVYPNPTQNVINVSGKGIQGVFIYNVQGQLMKEVVADFENIALSSFRKGVYILRIQMTDKSFKNRKIIVN
- a CDS encoding S41 family peptidase, giving the protein MKTLFSFMICLGISIQLFAQSENVTSYTLEDYTEDLEVLHSILDNKHPNINEYLTPQEIAKKREQSLSTLTKEPTFNNFIKALDYVGDGHLSYSLTDEIVDEKIREYLYFPLGIYFNNGKMYVNATDQELPYGTEITHINNQPIDEILAYLNKYISGDGFNKSNTEAYSSNMFFINYAYFFEQQPTQFSIKYNELKTGKNKVIKLNSISYYEAYDIAKKLVYPINYYEKEQSIYGRYYTDKKVGVLTVNSFDLSETYAYKKFSEFFKKMNQEKYNDVIIDIRNNFGGDPNISALLFSFLTDTTFKHNFNYKMKSIKLKKEYLVDENRSPFKNELIDDYENYLYQRFDTLNNEYVGNERLFDNLVRNYPNDKDNYTGNVYVLVGGKTFSAAVYFADIFDRHHRGEIIGRNTGGDKNQTFAGMFIFYELPNTKILVRLPLFKLMFSNQDVPMGPLKPTITIPEKDFERYFKLKQDADMQFIFDNLIHHKN
- a CDS encoding peroxiredoxin family protein translates to MKTILFFLFCSTILSTHSIAIDNERVNSSTLDTTQSTVKIITLDQLEAIVTKSPKKYVLLEITATWCSPCVKDVMELIKRKKEFDALNVELVFLFEKNSKIQHIEKLVPPNYRSFIVNTKGKKPKQNMKEIGLKLFPDLNEFYYSWPLSHFALVDKNMNRLLHHDPVNDSTDILLKIKELNTL
- a CDS encoding FAD-dependent oxidoreductase; translated protein: MKRRDFFKKSSGAVIASSLLPLTGNAKEKKNITFDVGDRDKDNWFQVGEGKKGVPNRNKTISCDVVVVGAGIAGICAAVASARTGAKTILLSDRSVIGGNASSEIRVTVNGVQNLKNDHKVERETGIIEEFQIENWYYNPQESYPMWDHVIYDYCTRQENLTVMVNTQAIDATTDKDKITSILCWQGSTETYYSINAKMFCDCSGDGLMAAQAGAEYRTGREARTEFGESFAPEKADGWQMGASVMMITKDMGRPVKYIPPTFAIKYEAEKMHDRKIKQMKEGFWWVELGSDFDIVADQEENRHKLLGYMHGVWDYVKNSGNYPESENIALDWVGSVPGRRESRRFMGDYLLNQNDLQNYKHFPDAVAYGGWSLDEHCPGGIESPDQRPSYFHAKFNKLYEVPFRSLYSKNISNLLFAGRNVSVTHMALSSTRIQATCGLMGQASGTAAALCVKNNWTPRKIANNKIDVLQEQLLRDDVFIPNRPAKDPKDLLRNANTIIASSTNSGNVKLLTNGISRKEIGKVNHWESKGINAYLQMEWEKPIYLSSVEFKGDTNLQRKIMMHKNPEKNKGQIIGIPPELVKSAIVEVRKNGVWQTVSSVDNNITRLVKMQFDQVKTTGVRLRLKETWGKENITLFEVRCYA